The proteins below are encoded in one region of Gemmatimonadaceae bacterium:
- a CDS encoding GNAT family N-acetyltransferase has protein sequence MHKPVLDSQPHAASTPNAIEVRALRTHDEFARCADLQTEVWGPEFSERVPAALLKVTQRIGGVAAGAFQGDQLVGFVFGMTGVEHGRLAHWSDMLAVRDDMRDHGIGRRLKAYQRDTLRQRGITRMYWTFDPLVSRNAHLNINRLGAHVIEYVPNMYGTDTSSTLHRGLGTDRFIVAWELDREAPLATRPPNDALDAPVLNPVGADGLPSVPDLSAHPRDPVVRIAVPASIDRVQAESISTATRWRASTRCVILWAVDAGYGVTGFVHDDGADCSYYIATLTATPSSGPTEL, from the coding sequence ATGCACAAGCCGGTGCTCGACTCCCAACCGCACGCCGCCTCGACGCCCAACGCAATCGAGGTGCGCGCCCTTCGCACACACGACGAATTCGCGCGCTGCGCCGACCTGCAGACCGAGGTCTGGGGCCCCGAATTCAGCGAACGCGTCCCGGCCGCCCTGCTCAAAGTGACGCAGCGCATCGGCGGCGTCGCCGCCGGCGCGTTTCAGGGCGACCAACTGGTCGGCTTCGTGTTCGGCATGACGGGCGTCGAGCACGGTCGATTGGCCCACTGGTCCGACATGCTCGCCGTCCGCGACGACATGCGCGACCACGGTATCGGCCGACGCCTCAAAGCGTACCAACGCGACACGCTTCGCCAACGCGGCATCACGCGGATGTACTGGACCTTCGACCCGCTCGTGTCGCGAAACGCGCACCTCAACATCAACCGGTTGGGCGCGCACGTGATCGAATACGTGCCCAACATGTACGGCACGGATACCAGCAGCACGCTGCATCGCGGGCTCGGCACCGACCGATTCATTGTCGCGTGGGAGCTGGATCGCGAGGCGCCGCTCGCGACGCGTCCGCCCAACGATGCGCTCGACGCACCCGTGCTCAATCCAGTGGGTGCCGACGGCCTGCCCAGCGTTCCCGATCTCTCGGCACATCCGCGCGATCCGGTCGTGCGCATTGCCGTTCCCGCATCGATCGACCGGGTGCAAGCGGAATCGATCTCGACCGCGACGCGCTGGCGCGCCAGCACGCGCTGCGTCATTCTGTGGGCGGTCGACGCCGGGTATGGAGTGACCGGATTCGTCCATGATGACGGCGCCGACTGCAGCTACTACATCGCTACGCTCACTGCCACCCCATCCTCCGGCCCAACCGAACTGTGA
- a CDS encoding GntR family transcriptional regulator yields MPEATKSGRPNQPVSKRATRGDRIARAYEQLRDLIIAGRLAPGSRIIESDIAERLGVSRTPVRSALHRLQQEGYIAGVGRKKEQRLVIAPLTQEDARELFEIIGSIEGLAARGAAEAPDHARDSLVTQLRHINVKLSEASRPGHPDPLRIFDMDMSFHRHYVDAGAGPRLRALHDAIKPQAERYVRLYTSSLIDEIGRSVAEHDTIIERIASANADGAQRSVERNWRNAAVRLRRVISTLGERGSW; encoded by the coding sequence ATGCCCGAGGCCACGAAATCCGGCAGGCCAAACCAACCCGTCAGCAAGCGCGCGACCCGCGGCGACCGCATTGCCCGCGCCTACGAACAACTTCGCGACCTCATCATCGCGGGCCGCCTCGCCCCGGGCTCCCGCATCATCGAAAGCGACATCGCCGAACGGTTGGGCGTCAGCCGCACACCCGTGCGCAGCGCCCTGCACCGCTTGCAACAAGAAGGCTACATCGCCGGCGTTGGGCGGAAGAAAGAACAACGCCTCGTCATCGCGCCGCTCACGCAGGAAGACGCGCGCGAGTTGTTCGAAATCATCGGCTCGATCGAAGGACTCGCGGCACGCGGCGCCGCCGAAGCGCCCGACCACGCGCGCGACTCGTTGGTCACGCAGCTCCGCCACATCAACGTCAAGCTCTCCGAAGCATCGCGCCCCGGACATCCGGATCCGCTCCGCATCTTCGACATGGACATGTCGTTCCACCGGCACTACGTCGACGCGGGCGCCGGGCCGCGCCTGCGCGCGCTGCACGACGCGATCAAGCCGCAAGCCGAACGCTACGTGCGCCTCTACACCAGTTCGTTGATCGACGAGATCGGCCGGTCCGTTGCCGAGCACGACACGATCATCGAGCGCATCGCCTCCGCGAATGCCGACGGTGCCCAACGGTCGGTCGAGCGCAACTGGCGCAACGCCGCCGTTCGCCTCCGGCGCGTCATTTCGACGCTGGGCGAGCGCGGGAGCTGGTAG
- a CDS encoding MFS transporter, with amino-acid sequence MDDQLTAEPFETHIPARLDRLPWCGFHWLILIALGVTWILDGLEVTLAGAVSGVLQDPAVMNFTATQIGEIGSTYVIGAVIGSLVFGHLTDRYGRRKLFFVTLAVYLLGTLLTAFSWNLSSFIAFRFLTGAGIGGEYAAINSAIDELIPATYRGRADLIVNGSYWIGAAIGSASTLLILDPAILPPTLGWRVGFGIGAALGLLILFLRKSIPESPRWLMTHGSGHESHRIMDAIEARVERSLGRTLEVCTTEPLVIHPRRSFGFGLVARVMFKQYWQRSVLCLALITSQAFLYNAVFFTYVLILTRFYDVPAPRTGIYLLPFAVGNFLGPVLLGHLFDTIGRKQMIAGTYAISAALLVLTGWLFAQGYLSATSQTALWSIIFFFASCAASSAYLTVSEIFPLEIRALAIAFFYSLGTAAGGIVAPTLFGHLIGSGSRVQLFLGYVLAAVLMFAAAIVELIYGVRAERTGLEELAAPLSSLVYEPATSSRARPASK; translated from the coding sequence ATGGATGACCAACTGACCGCCGAACCGTTCGAGACGCACATTCCGGCGCGTTTGGACCGACTGCCGTGGTGTGGATTCCATTGGCTCATCCTGATCGCGCTCGGCGTGACCTGGATCCTCGATGGGCTCGAGGTGACGCTCGCCGGAGCGGTGAGCGGCGTGCTCCAGGATCCGGCGGTGATGAACTTCACCGCGACGCAGATCGGCGAAATCGGGTCGACGTACGTGATCGGCGCCGTGATCGGCTCGCTCGTGTTCGGGCACCTGACCGATCGCTACGGGCGACGGAAGCTCTTCTTCGTGACGCTGGCGGTCTATCTGTTGGGCACGTTGCTCACGGCGTTCTCGTGGAATCTGAGCAGTTTCATCGCGTTCCGGTTCTTGACCGGCGCCGGCATCGGCGGCGAATACGCCGCCATCAACTCGGCGATCGACGAATTGATCCCGGCCACGTATCGCGGCCGGGCGGACCTCATCGTCAACGGCAGCTACTGGATCGGCGCGGCGATCGGCTCCGCCTCCACGCTGCTCATTCTGGATCCGGCGATCTTGCCGCCGACGCTGGGCTGGCGTGTCGGCTTCGGCATCGGCGCTGCGTTAGGCTTGCTGATTCTGTTCCTGCGCAAGAGCATCCCGGAAAGTCCGCGGTGGCTCATGACGCACGGCTCGGGGCACGAGTCGCACCGGATCATGGACGCCATCGAAGCGAGGGTGGAACGGAGTCTGGGGCGCACGCTCGAGGTGTGCACGACCGAGCCGTTAGTCATCCACCCGCGGCGCAGCTTCGGGTTCGGACTGGTGGCGCGGGTAATGTTCAAGCAATACTGGCAGCGGTCGGTGCTCTGCCTGGCGCTGATCACGTCGCAGGCGTTCTTGTACAACGCGGTGTTCTTCACGTACGTGCTCATTCTCACGCGATTCTACGACGTGCCGGCTCCGCGCACCGGGATCTACTTGTTGCCGTTCGCGGTCGGCAACTTTCTGGGCCCGGTGCTGTTAGGCCATCTGTTCGACACGATCGGCCGGAAGCAGATGATCGCCGGCACCTACGCCATCTCGGCGGCGCTGTTGGTGCTCACGGGATGGTTGTTCGCGCAGGGCTACCTGTCGGCCACTTCGCAGACCGCGCTCTGGTCGATCATCTTCTTTTTCGCCTCGTGCGCCGCCAGCTCCGCCTACCTCACGGTGAGCGAGATTTTTCCGCTCGAGATCCGGGCGCTGGCGATCGCCTTCTTCTATTCGTTGGGCACGGCGGCGGGCGGGATCGTGGCGCCGACGCTGTTCGGGCATCTCATCGGCAGCGGGTCGCGCGTGCAACTGTTCCTCGGCTACGTGCTCGCGGCCGTGCTGATGTTCGCCGCGGCCATCGTGGAGCTGATCTACGGCGTCCGCGCGGAGCGGACCGGATTGGAGGAATTGGCGGCGCCGTTGTCGTCGCTGGTATACGAGCCGGCTACCAGCTCCCGCGCTCGCCCAGCGTCGAAATGA
- a CDS encoding sulfotransferase, translating into MELLDLLLGSNASRSATLAAMSPVVLMGRGHSGTRVLAWMCVHLGVTLGTSGPHIEGDPDDVRFTNKIKRLAARNLDVTSPARVREPALRRFKAAVSAYYAGLGSPAGMWGWKFPETYLIAPYVARAFPRAKYLHLVRDGRDVAFKTHLTDKPRHRVGRAVLSACNALGLPEHLRAAASWQYQVDRFDAFREQLPASDVLDLRFEDLCTAPRESAERLSAFLGAPMTDACREYAATGIDTLKIAQYRDQDPRLVDEVERRIGATLRRYRYLP; encoded by the coding sequence ATGGAGCTTCTGGACTTACTTCTTGGCTCGAACGCCTCACGCAGCGCAACGCTCGCCGCGATGAGCCCCGTGGTCCTCATGGGTCGCGGACACAGCGGCACCCGGGTGCTGGCGTGGATGTGTGTACACCTCGGCGTCACGTTGGGCACGAGCGGTCCGCACATCGAGGGCGATCCCGACGACGTCCGCTTCACCAACAAGATCAAACGGCTGGCGGCGCGCAACCTGGATGTGACGTCGCCGGCGCGTGTGCGCGAGCCGGCGTTGCGCCGCTTCAAGGCGGCGGTGTCGGCGTACTACGCGGGACTCGGCAGTCCCGCGGGCATGTGGGGCTGGAAGTTTCCGGAGACGTATCTCATCGCGCCGTACGTTGCACGCGCGTTTCCGCGGGCGAAATACCTGCACCTGGTGCGGGACGGACGGGACGTTGCGTTCAAGACCCATCTCACTGACAAGCCGCGGCACCGCGTTGGGCGTGCGGTGCTGAGCGCCTGCAACGCGCTCGGGCTGCCCGAGCATCTGCGTGCGGCCGCGTCATGGCAGTACCAGGTGGACCGCTTCGATGCGTTTCGCGAACAGCTGCCGGCGTCGGATGTGCTGGACCTCCGATTCGAGGACCTGTGCACGGCGCCGCGCGAGAGTGCCGAGCGGTTGAGCGCGTTTTTGGGCGCACCGATGACTGATGCGTGCCGCGAGTACGCGGCCACTGGCATCGACACGCTCAAAATTGCCCAGTATCGCGACCAGGATCCGCGGCTGGTGGACGAGGTGGAGCGGCGCATCGGCGCAACGCTCCGGCGGTACCGCTACCTGCCCTGA
- a CDS encoding GNAT family N-acetyltransferase, with protein sequence MTRTSVTVRRAVHSDAPALARLRYALRAGLATPDEDANAFLARCEDWMADRLRPGASWRCWVAARGPRVVGAIWMQIVEKIPNPLGEGEWHGYISNFFVDERSRGEGVGSALLTALVCAPETHGLDALFLWPTDRSRTLYHRFGFVGTGGVIERRPASGPPRR encoded by the coding sequence ATGACTCGAACATCGGTCACGGTACGGCGCGCGGTGCACAGCGATGCGCCGGCCCTGGCGCGACTGCGCTATGCCTTACGAGCCGGGCTCGCCACGCCCGACGAAGATGCCAATGCGTTCCTCGCGCGATGCGAGGACTGGATGGCCGACCGGTTGCGGCCGGGCGCCTCGTGGCGCTGCTGGGTGGCCGCGCGCGGTCCAAGGGTCGTGGGCGCGATCTGGATGCAGATCGTGGAGAAGATTCCCAATCCGTTAGGCGAAGGCGAATGGCACGGCTACATCTCGAATTTCTTCGTCGATGAGCGCTCGCGCGGCGAAGGCGTCGGCAGCGCGCTGCTCACGGCGCTCGTGTGCGCGCCGGAAACGCATGGCCTCGACGCGCTGTTCCTGTGGCCGACGGATCGCAGCCGAACGCTCTACCACCGGTTCGGCTTCGTGGGCACCGGGGGCGTGATCGAGCGGCGGCCGGCGTCCGGGCCGCCGCGCCGGTGA
- a CDS encoding TonB-dependent receptor, whose amino-acid sequence MIPNSRWGTPSVRNHHAMTAVLLALAVCVMSTAAGAQAAGNGSVAGKVVDEHGAPVVSAQVFVDRTTIGTLTRGDGTYLLGSVPSGSHVLRIRLIGYRPDSASITVTDGQRTEQNFTLHADPLQLQSVVVTGTSVPTQNLKASVAVTSMSPEEIQQAAPRSTTEMLRYVPGFTRVESSGGEVNENISMRGILGVELVMFMEDGMPVFPTMHTFFMNADNLFRPDENIERMEVVRGGASALFGSNTPGAIINFINKTGGDQFQGTMVATGGTEGLARYDVDINGPLNDQWRFNVGGFYRYDHGVRDPGFPGIHGGQLKANVTRLLDNGYIRFSAKVIDDNNQFILDLPFENNGNPRFVPGFSAYGSMNTNEGLDLSVPTPTGKQEFPLGNGIATDASWFTADAAFDLANDWHIRNSAQIMRDHEEWNALVPSNAMTVQNFLTMPAGQGGLGLPAGSTIQLNYTNHFDDAGNPLPFNTPNDLVAPGQDIHVSKPIAAFQDQVQARKEFGKNTLSLGAYFANYSQDNHWFFSQVLTDVRDNPRFLDAVVTTPGGAPTPITKNGFMNFMSGYTNGTGQTSIVSGVVGLSLQPTDKLHIDAGGRVEYDDYVQASENTSTFDLDSNAATPWNNETFGNGSFRHFQKGITDWAASLGVNYALKDNLSLYASGSRGYKMPALDEFLQAQAQQQVNLFESREVQSYEAGVKGVTDMFGYTLDGFYTVLKNVVNQGLVIDSVTGRSTWVIQPQPQNKAYGAEAELVANPLPGLQLLGNGTFLRAELGSGAGAQVGARLNGVPASLGNISGTYTIGKFRALADWHWVGSRFVDITTGIQLPAYSYFNFGASYLFPQNGVTLDVRLLNAFQGEGLEEGNPRLLTSGTNPIFLARPILPRRLTVSLRYDFGANGEPTSPASTGSTTSPSQSTSKQ is encoded by the coding sequence ATGATCCCGAACTCGCGTTGGGGTACGCCGAGTGTCCGGAATCATCACGCGATGACGGCGGTGCTGCTCGCGCTGGCCGTCTGCGTCATGTCGACTGCCGCCGGCGCCCAGGCGGCAGGAAATGGCAGCGTTGCCGGCAAGGTCGTCGATGAACACGGTGCGCCTGTCGTCAGCGCTCAAGTCTTCGTCGATCGCACGACGATCGGCACGCTCACGCGCGGCGACGGCACGTACCTCCTCGGCAGCGTCCCGTCCGGCTCGCACGTGCTGCGCATTCGGCTCATCGGCTATCGGCCCGACTCGGCCAGCATCACGGTCACCGATGGTCAACGCACCGAGCAGAACTTCACGCTGCACGCAGATCCGCTGCAGTTGCAGAGCGTGGTCGTCACCGGCACATCGGTTCCGACGCAGAACCTCAAGGCCAGCGTCGCTGTCACGTCGATGAGTCCGGAAGAAATCCAGCAGGCCGCGCCCCGCAGCACCACGGAGATGCTGCGCTACGTGCCCGGATTCACGCGCGTCGAGAGTTCGGGCGGCGAAGTGAACGAGAACATCAGCATGCGCGGCATTCTGGGCGTCGAGCTCGTCATGTTCATGGAAGACGGAATGCCGGTGTTTCCGACGATGCACACGTTCTTCATGAACGCCGACAATCTGTTCCGTCCCGACGAGAACATCGAGCGCATGGAAGTGGTGCGCGGCGGCGCATCGGCGCTGTTCGGATCCAACACGCCGGGCGCCATCATCAACTTCATCAACAAGACGGGCGGCGACCAATTCCAGGGAACGATGGTCGCCACCGGCGGCACGGAAGGCTTGGCCCGCTATGACGTGGACATCAACGGTCCGCTCAACGACCAGTGGCGGTTCAACGTCGGCGGGTTTTATCGCTACGACCACGGCGTGCGCGATCCCGGATTCCCCGGCATCCACGGCGGCCAGCTCAAGGCCAACGTGACCCGTCTGCTCGACAACGGCTACATCCGGTTCTCGGCCAAGGTGATCGACGACAACAACCAGTTCATTCTCGATCTCCCGTTCGAGAACAACGGCAATCCGCGCTTTGTGCCCGGGTTCAGCGCGTACGGGTCGATGAACACGAACGAGGGACTGGACCTCTCGGTGCCCACGCCCACGGGCAAGCAGGAGTTTCCGTTAGGCAACGGCATCGCGACGGATGCCTCGTGGTTCACGGCCGATGCGGCGTTCGACCTGGCCAACGACTGGCACATTCGCAACAGCGCGCAGATCATGCGCGACCACGAAGAATGGAACGCGCTCGTGCCGTCGAACGCGATGACGGTGCAGAACTTCCTGACCATGCCGGCGGGCCAGGGCGGGCTCGGGCTCCCGGCGGGATCGACCATCCAGCTCAACTACACCAACCATTTCGACGACGCGGGCAACCCGCTGCCCTTCAACACGCCCAACGATCTGGTGGCGCCGGGGCAGGACATCCACGTGTCCAAACCGATCGCCGCGTTCCAGGATCAGGTGCAGGCGCGCAAGGAGTTTGGCAAGAACACGCTGTCGTTAGGCGCGTACTTCGCCAACTACAGCCAGGACAACCACTGGTTCTTCAGTCAGGTGCTGACCGACGTTCGCGACAATCCGCGGTTCCTCGATGCCGTGGTCACGACGCCGGGCGGGGCCCCGACGCCCATCACGAAAAACGGCTTCATGAACTTCATGTCGGGCTACACCAACGGCACCGGCCAGACGAGCATCGTGTCGGGCGTGGTCGGCTTGAGCCTGCAGCCCACGGACAAGCTGCACATCGACGCCGGCGGTCGCGTGGAGTACGATGACTACGTCCAGGCGTCCGAGAACACCTCGACCTTCGATCTCGACAGCAACGCGGCCACGCCCTGGAACAACGAGACATTCGGCAACGGGTCGTTCCGCCACTTCCAGAAGGGCATCACGGATTGGGCCGCTTCGCTAGGCGTGAACTACGCGCTCAAGGACAATCTGTCGCTCTACGCCTCCGGGTCGCGGGGCTACAAGATGCCGGCGTTGGACGAGTTCCTGCAGGCGCAGGCGCAGCAGCAAGTGAATCTGTTCGAGTCGCGCGAAGTGCAGTCATACGAGGCCGGCGTGAAGGGCGTCACCGACATGTTCGGGTATACGCTCGACGGCTTCTATACGGTTCTCAAGAACGTCGTCAATCAGGGATTGGTCATCGACTCGGTGACGGGACGGTCGACGTGGGTGATCCAGCCGCAGCCGCAGAACAAGGCGTACGGTGCGGAGGCCGAGCTGGTAGCCAATCCGCTGCCCGGACTCCAGTTGTTGGGCAACGGCACGTTCCTGCGCGCCGAGCTCGGCTCGGGCGCCGGCGCACAGGTCGGAGCGCGGCTCAACGGCGTGCCGGCCTCGTTAGGCAACATCTCGGGCACCTACACGATCGGCAAGTTCCGCGCGCTCGCCGACTGGCACTGGGTCGGCTCGCGGTTCGTGGACATCACGACGGGCATCCAGCTGCCGGCCTACAGCTACTTCAATTTTGGCGCGTCGTATCTCTTCCCGCAGAACGGCGTGACGCTGGACGTACGGCTGTTGAACGCCTTCCAGGGGGAAGGGCTCGAGGAAGGCAACCCGCGTCTCTTGACGTCGGGCACGAACCCGATCTTCCTGGCGCGTCCGATTCTCCCGCGGCGGCTGACGGTGTCGTTGCGGTACGATTTTGGCGCGAACGGCGAACCGACGTCGCCGGCGTCCACCGGATCGACGACATCGCCATCGCAGTCGACGTCGAAGCAGTAG
- a CDS encoding sodium:solute symporter family protein: MQPVTRLAGIDYVIMAAYFAAVLGVGFGLRRLTRTSTDFFLSGRSLAPWITGLAFISANLGAQEVIGMGASGAKYGIATSHFYWVGAIPAMVFVGLFMMPFYYGSRARSVPEYLRLRFDEKTRTLNAVTFAVMTVFSSGISMYAMGRLLNLLLGWSFNVSILVSAIIVLAYVLLGGLTSAIYNEVLQFFLIVFGFLPLVALGLHAVGGWHGLTERLAAYSVTRGLPADAYTHSWRTMGSASQNPIGIEWFGLVMGLGFVLSFGYWCTDFLVVQRAMAADSMTAARRTPLIAAIPKMLFPFLVILPGMIALVLAAPHVAGHVSQGLIPAKVGANGAPLVDASGRVILDYDLATPMMLVRLFPPGMLGLGLTALLASFMSGMAGNTTAFNTVWTYDIYQSHINPGASDAHYLWMGRVATVGGIVLAVLAAYVANTFNNIMDLLQLVFAFVNAPLFATFALGMFWKRTTGHGAFIGLITGTVAAAVHHGLTLPLGMAAGLKGGYLGVVHHYPSELAQTFWTAIVAWVTCFVVTIIVSLATKPREADELRGLVYSLTARPRDEGLAWYARPWVLAVIVLALTLVLNLIFA; this comes from the coding sequence GTGCAACCCGTCACCCGCCTTGCCGGCATCGACTACGTGATCATGGCGGCGTACTTTGCCGCCGTGTTGGGCGTGGGCTTCGGCCTCCGTCGCCTAACGAGAACCAGCACCGACTTTTTCCTCTCCGGACGGTCGCTCGCGCCCTGGATCACGGGCCTCGCCTTCATCTCGGCGAACCTGGGCGCGCAGGAAGTGATCGGCATGGGCGCATCCGGCGCGAAATACGGGATCGCAACGAGCCACTTCTATTGGGTAGGCGCGATCCCGGCCATGGTGTTCGTCGGGCTCTTCATGATGCCGTTCTACTACGGGTCGCGCGCGCGGTCGGTGCCCGAATACCTGCGGCTCCGCTTCGACGAGAAGACGCGGACGCTCAACGCCGTCACGTTCGCGGTGATGACCGTGTTCTCGTCCGGCATCTCGATGTACGCCATGGGCCGGCTGCTCAATCTGTTGTTAGGCTGGAGCTTCAACGTCAGCATCCTCGTGTCCGCGATCATCGTGCTCGCCTACGTGCTGTTGGGCGGCCTCACGAGCGCGATTTACAACGAGGTGCTGCAGTTCTTTTTGATTGTCTTCGGCTTTCTGCCCTTGGTCGCGCTGGGTCTCCATGCCGTTGGCGGCTGGCACGGCCTCACGGAGCGTCTTGCAGCGTACTCCGTCACGCGGGGCCTTCCAGCCGACGCGTATACGCACAGTTGGCGGACGATGGGCAGTGCATCCCAGAACCCCATCGGCATCGAGTGGTTCGGGTTGGTGATGGGACTCGGCTTCGTGTTGTCGTTCGGGTATTGGTGCACCGACTTTCTTGTCGTGCAGCGCGCGATGGCCGCCGACTCGATGACCGCCGCCCGTCGCACCCCGCTCATCGCCGCGATCCCGAAGATGTTGTTCCCGTTCCTGGTGATTCTGCCCGGGATGATTGCGTTAGTGCTTGCCGCGCCGCATGTCGCCGGCCACGTGAGCCAGGGTCTCATTCCTGCCAAGGTCGGCGCCAACGGCGCTCCGTTGGTCGACGCGTCGGGACGCGTGATTCTGGACTACGACCTCGCCACGCCGATGATGCTCGTGCGCCTGTTTCCGCCCGGCATGTTGGGCTTAGGGCTAACCGCGCTCCTGGCGTCGTTCATGTCCGGCATGGCCGGCAATACGACCGCGTTCAACACCGTGTGGACGTACGACATCTACCAGAGCCACATCAACCCGGGCGCGTCGGATGCGCACTACCTGTGGATGGGTCGCGTCGCCACGGTGGGCGGCATCGTGCTCGCCGTGCTCGCCGCCTACGTGGCGAACACGTTCAACAACATCATGGATCTGCTGCAGCTGGTGTTTGCGTTCGTGAATGCCCCGCTGTTCGCGACCTTTGCGCTCGGCATGTTCTGGAAGCGGACCACGGGACACGGCGCATTCATCGGGCTGATCACCGGGACGGTGGCGGCCGCGGTGCACCACGGCCTCACGCTGCCGTTAGGCATGGCCGCGGGGCTCAAGGGCGGGTATCTGGGCGTGGTGCACCACTATCCGAGCGAGCTGGCGCAGACGTTCTGGACGGCGATTGTTGCGTGGGTCACGTGCTTCGTCGTGACGATCATCGTGAGTCTTGCGACCAAGCCGCGAGAGGCGGACGAGTTGCGCGGGCTCGTCTATTCGCTCACGGCCAGACCGCGGGACGAAGGGTTGGCGTGGTATGCGCGGCCGTGGGTGCTGGCGGTGATCGTCCTGGCGCTGACGCTGGTGCTAAATCTGATCTTTGCCTAG